A region of Streptomyces cinnamoneus DNA encodes the following proteins:
- a CDS encoding alpha/beta fold hydrolase, translating into MQQVFTNGIRISYSRSGGGKPVLLVMGSSSPGRVWTTHQTPALARAGYESVTFDNRGVPPSDAPPGKYTLDDMVADTKGLIDALDLAPCRIVGTSLGSMIAQELAIQSPGSVRCAVLLGTRGRADEFRRAEVTAQRALIESGVRMPPAYEAFVSVLQMLSPATRNDEEKVERWLDLFELSAPGHTAAGQAWADIVSDRREELRKVSAPCRVISFTDDVITPPALCAEVADAIPDCDLVEIPSCGHLGYLERPQEVNASIIEFLDKH; encoded by the coding sequence ATGCAGCAGGTCTTCACCAACGGTATAAGGATCTCCTACAGCCGCTCGGGCGGGGGAAAGCCCGTTCTGCTGGTCATGGGCTCGTCCTCTCCCGGCCGGGTCTGGACGACGCATCAGACGCCCGCGCTGGCCCGGGCGGGCTACGAGTCCGTGACCTTCGACAACCGCGGGGTTCCGCCGTCCGACGCGCCGCCCGGGAAGTACACGCTCGACGACATGGTCGCCGACACGAAGGGCCTCATCGACGCGCTGGACCTGGCGCCGTGCCGCATCGTCGGCACCTCCCTGGGCTCCATGATCGCCCAGGAACTGGCGATCCAGAGCCCCGGATCCGTCCGCTGCGCCGTGCTGCTGGGCACCCGGGGCCGCGCCGACGAGTTCCGGCGGGCCGAGGTGACGGCACAGCGCGCCCTCATCGAGAGCGGCGTCCGCATGCCGCCCGCCTACGAGGCCTTCGTGTCCGTCCTGCAGATGCTCTCGCCCGCCACGCGGAACGACGAGGAGAAGGTCGAACGGTGGCTGGACCTCTTCGAGTTGTCCGCCCCGGGCCACACGGCCGCGGGCCAGGCCTGGGCCGACATCGTCAGCGACCGGCGCGAGGAGCTGCGGAAGGTCTCCGCACCGTGCCGTGTCATCTCCTTCACCGACGACGTCATCACCCCGCCCGCGCTGTGCGCCGAGGTGGCCGACGCCATCCCGGACTGCGATCTGGTGGAGATCCCGTCCTGCGGCCACCTGGGCTACCTGGAACGGCCGCAGGAGGTCAACGCGTCGATCATCGAATTCCTTGACAAACATTAG
- the hppD gene encoding 4-hydroxyphenylpyruvate dioxygenase: MAALDIEYVELYAHDEAATVGYLAGSLGFRRVARAGRPGLETVLLRQGTVQVLVSTGPAAGRFLEEHGDGVADMALRCDDVAGTLASATAAGARELGDAVGGPAVTGFGGVRHTLFPDGPDAATRLPAGRAWTPLSAAAGPVERISVLDHVAVVLEAGTLQDHTEFYERGFGLGRYSGEYVAFGDQAMDSVVVRSASGGITFTLIEPDKKKQAGQIDAFLDKNNGPGVQHLAFLVDEIVPAVHELRGRGVDFLSTPAAYYGLLERRFPEMAGEIADLKGADVLADRDEWGYLLQLFTRSPYARGTLFYELVQRRGSRGFGSSNIRSLYEAIELDRVAAE; this comes from the coding sequence ATGGCCGCGCTGGACATCGAGTACGTCGAGCTCTACGCACATGACGAAGCAGCTACGGTCGGCTACCTCGCGGGATCCCTGGGATTCCGCAGGGTCGCGCGGGCCGGGCGCCCCGGCCTGGAGACGGTGCTGCTGCGCCAGGGCACCGTGCAGGTCCTGGTCTCCACCGGCCCGGCGGCGGGGCGCTTCCTGGAGGAACACGGCGACGGCGTCGCCGACATGGCACTGCGCTGCGACGACGTCGCCGGGACGCTCGCGTCGGCGACGGCGGCCGGCGCCCGGGAGCTGGGGGACGCGGTCGGCGGCCCGGCCGTGACCGGCTTCGGCGGCGTGCGCCACACCCTGTTCCCCGACGGGCCGGACGCCGCCACGCGACTGCCGGCCGGGCGCGCGTGGACGCCCTTGTCCGCAGCCGCCGGACCGGTCGAGCGGATCTCCGTCCTCGACCACGTCGCGGTGGTGCTGGAAGCGGGCACCCTGCAGGACCACACGGAGTTCTACGAGCGCGGTTTCGGGCTGGGCCGCTACTCCGGCGAGTACGTCGCCTTCGGGGACCAGGCCATGGACTCGGTGGTCGTGCGCAGTGCGTCCGGCGGCATCACCTTCACCCTCATCGAGCCGGACAAGAAGAAGCAGGCGGGGCAGATCGACGCGTTCCTCGACAAGAACAACGGCCCCGGCGTGCAGCACCTCGCCTTCCTGGTGGACGAGATCGTTCCGGCGGTGCACGAGTTGCGCGGGCGCGGGGTGGACTTCCTGAGCACCCCCGCCGCGTACTACGGCCTGCTGGAGCGGCGCTTCCCCGAGATGGCCGGCGAGATCGCGGACCTCAAGGGAGCCGACGTCCTGGCCGACCGCGACGAGTGGGGATACCTGCTGCAGCTGTTCACCCGCTCGCCCTACGCACGCGGCACCCTCTTCTACGAGCTCGTCCAGCGCCGCGGCTCCCGCGGGTTCGGCAGCTCCAACATCCGGTCGCTGTACGAGGCGATCGAGCTCGACCGGGTGGCCGCCGAATGA